CCTCCAAAATCGATGACTTTTATAAAATAGTAAAAAAATAACAGGCCTGAAATTTGTTCAAGCCTGTTATTTCTATCGTGTAAATCAAATTTGAAATCCTAGAACGGATAGCCGATGGCTAGGTTGAACATCAAATTATCCTTTCTCCATTTTGAACTTCCAAAGTCGATATCCTTAAATACCCAACGTTCTCCTTTTGGAAGATAGGGAATGCGGAAAGGTATGGACATATCTGTACGAATGATCAAAAACGTAAAGTCGAAGCGTAATCCAGCTCCACCGCCGACGGCTAATTCATTTAAAAAGTTCTTGCTGAACTTACCACCCGGCTTGTTGACATCATCCCGTTGCAACCACACGTTCCCGGCATCAATGAATGCTGCCCAATGAACAAAGCCTGCTAATTTAGCTCTGTATTCTGTGTTAAGTTCCAATTTGATATCACCGGTCTGATCGGCATAGAAGAGGCCGTTGCTTAATTTTTCAGGGGCAACTGTTCCCGGTCCAATTGCACGAGCACCAAAGGCACGGATACTATTAGGGCCACCTACATAATATTGTTTTAAATAGGGAAGTGACCGGGAGTTCCCATAGGAATAACTCAAACCCAAGCTGACCCGCGACGCAAGTTGCGAATTCTCCGATAACTTTAAATAATGTCTGCCATCGCCGCTGATCTTGATGTATTGCGAAAAATAAGCATCGAACAATTTGAAGGTTTTCCCTTTATTGAAATCTGCTCCTTTTATCAAACCGAGTATGTTCCCTGAGAGGTCCAAGTTGCCTTTGAAATAAAATGTATTTTTCAAATGCTGCTTCATCGTATTTTGAAACGTGAAGTTATAATTTGGGCCAATCGTAAATTGTGGATCTATTGCGTGCCTTAACGCCGGAATAGTATCCATTTGTTTTTGGTAGTTTTCAGAAATACCTTTAGGCTGAACATAGGTAATCTCCATTAAAGCAAGATCGTGCTGCTTCTCTTCAGACTCCTGCCAGATATAACCGTAATCCAATGCGATGGAATTTAAGGTATATGCTTTGCGGCGATTTAAAAATTCATAGCGGCCTTTGACGTAAGTCTTCGGAATAAAACGTCGCGTAGGAGAAATCCTTCCAAAAGGGGACAATATCCGCGGAAAGGTCAGTGTAGCCTCCATCCCGTAACGGTAATAACTCGAGTTGAGGTCGGCCGATCCACCGGTCTGGGTTTCATAACCACCGAATACATTAAAACTTAACTGCTCTGCGCCTTTAAATGCATTGCGTAAAGTCCAGTTGACATTAACTTCTGTACCATTGTATACCGAAGCCATTTTTCCCAATAGTTCCACGCGGAGTGATTTTTTTGGCAACGGGGTTAAGTAGTAGTAGACGTCAAGTGCGTTGGGAACTTCTTTGCTGTCAACAAAGTTGTTTTTGACAAATTTCCAGCTATTGAGATTCACCAGATGGCTGATGGTTTGGTTGTGGGCATTACGGTTGTAGACATCGCCGGGATGAAAGAAGATATGATTCGCGATAACAGGCTTTCTATAAAGATGCTGGCGGTCTATAAAATAGTAGCTGCTATCATATAGTTCCGCGTTACGGGTGGATCGCTGATAGCCAGAGCTTGTTTCCGTGTAGTTCGGGTAAATGTAGATTTTATTGATCTTTGAAGGTACCCTCGCCTGTGCCGGTGTTTCCTTCTTTACAGTAACATACATGTCGACCTTGTTGTTCCGGTGTGAACTGTCTACCTGAACCAGGATATAGTCCGGACTGAAATAATAATATCCTTTATTTTTGAGGTCATTGTCGATGCGGTCACGCTCATTTAGGATAACATCAAGGCTATAATTTTTGCCCACCTGTAAGAGACTTTTATCGGAGCTCGAACGAATATCTTTACCCAGCTGCGTTGTGCTGTCAATATCAAATTGAACAGATCTTATTCGGTAGATAAAATTTGGCTTGGCTGTATAATTAACCGTTGCTTTTTTGTTTTCAACCAAAGTGTCGGATTTTACTTCAGCATTAAAGAAACCAAAATTCTCCAGACGATTGCGCAGTAGATTCTCATTATACTCGCGATTGACATCGCTCAACAATACCGGTTTCTCACCAATTTTCTTGAAAAATTTTTTAATGATATTATTCCCTACAGAATCGCCGGCCATATTGTTGAAGTACAACTTAAATGGTACGCCAGCTAAACGTTTATTGGGCTTTGGCATCAATGCCGCTTCTAAATGAGTCGCAATCTTCTCCTTATTTTCTTTGGAAATCGTGTCCGAATCGACTATCACATTGCCTTTGACATATAAGCTTTCCCCTTCTTTCAGATTCTTGGTTGACGAACAGGATGCTATAAATGCAGCGCATGAAACTATTCCAACAATATATTTTAGTTTAGTTTGCATGATAACTCCTTTCCTCATCTTCATTTTTTATAGCTGTCGTTCTGATGGTATCTATGTTTGATTTTGGACTATCGCTTTTCGGCGTACGTTTCGTTGAGTCCAACTGTTGTTTACGTTTTTCTTTTTCTCTTTCCTCCATACGTTTTCTGTACTCAGGGCTATGGGTCATTAAACTATCTCTGATGACTGTGCGTACGCTATCACGATAGACTGAATCGGTTTCCATACGTTCCACATCAAAACGTTTTCTGAAACCTTTGCTATTTGTGTCATAGTACTCTTTGAGTTTTTTCGAACTCATCCAGATTTCCTTAAATCGGTTGTAATCCATATTGATGATAAATCCGATACCCGTTTCTACATATTGGCCTTGCAGCGTAACCTGATATTGATTTTTACGATATACCCGTGCAAAATAGCGACCATCTTGCGAAAGTTGATAATCCAATTGGATATCACCAGCAATGTTGTTGGCCGTTTCTCCCGGACGTGTATTTCCTTCAACTTCAAAATTAGAGCCAATAGTAATTTTTAGGCGGTCATTTAAAAGCATTTTAGATACACCGATATTCAAATCTGTTCGGGTTTGGCCCGCTCCAGTAGCATAATCTTCTTCCGAAGTTAAGTTGAAATCCAGTTCTACTCCGGTGATAAGCTCGGAGGCAAGGCGGTTCAATTGACCGCTCAGGAATGAACTGATGCTATTTCTGACAATGGCTTCTGTGCCACCACCACCGGATAAACTCTCAAATGGATTGGTCGACATAAAGCGCCCCAAAACGATGAGTGAAAAGACCTGTTTGTTCAGTTCAGATGGATTTTCACGTAAGGTGGTCAATGCGTTATTTACTTTGCTGATCACATCTTGGGAAACAACGGAATTGTTTTCGTCCAGGTCGATATCAAAATTCAGTTGCGGTTGGAACAATTTGTCTGTAATCTTCAACAAAACATTGAAAGGAATACGTTGTTTGTATAAGTTGGCGTTTTCCGATCCCAGTTGCGTCGCTACAAGTTCCAGGGTTGGCGCTTTGGTTGTGTATGCTGCCGTAATATTAAGTTGCGCATCCAAAGGATCTCCGTTCCAGGTGATCGTACTCCCTTTTCGGAATGTAAAGTCTTTTTTTACGGGGCCAAAACTGAATGAGTAACTTCCTTTGTCTACGGTAAACGTACCTGACAAGGTAATTTTGCTGCTCGCATCAATGCCTGCGTTCAGTTCCGCCTCCCCTTGGATATTCAGCGCATCCTGTGAGCCGGCATCCAAAAGGATCTTAAATTTGGCGTCCTTATCCGTTTGAAGATTCAGATCTACGTCGATTCCCGTCAATCGGGTTACGGTCATCGAATCTAATTTTGCAAATACGTTGGCTCTTGTGGTATCACTCTTATCAACAAATTCGACAACACCTTTACGATCGGCCATCCCCGGATCCTCGTTTGGCATGACAAAGGTGAAATCGGTATCATCTAATACCTTGATTGTACCATCAACGATAGGCTTATCAAGATTTCCCCGAATGCGAAGGTTCGAGGTAAGATACATTTTACCATAGAACATATCGTTGTCGCTTTGTGTTGAATTGAGCACCTCAAAATTGTCTGTATTGACATTAAGGTTAAAATCAAAATCAGTATACGTTTTGGTTTCTATGGATCCCGTTACCTTGGCAATATTCCCTTTTTTGTCTTCCAATGCAAATTTAGGGAAAGTAATACCCCTTTCATCCAGATGAATGGTTTCATCTTTGGCTTTGAAAAGTGCATTCAACATCGCAATATTGAATTGCGCATCTTTAAACTTCACATCGCCGTTAATGAGTGGTTTGGATGGTGATCCCGTTATTTTTAACTGGCCTTCAAGATTTCCCTTCGAGTCTTTTAGATAACCCAAACTGAATGCCTGAACTGTCTGCATGGAGAGTGGCGCAATATCTAAGGTGAAATCCAGGCTTGCCTCTCCCTGTGGAGGATTGATAAAATCACCACTTAATACGACATTGTTGCCATTTTCACTGATACTGATATTCGCATTATAGGTGTTTTCTTTTTCATTGTTCACTTTTATGTTGACATTTCCTACAGTATCTTTTCCAATATAGAATTTGTCGATCACAAGATCGGATACAAAAACAGGGCTACTTTCCAAACGTGATATGGTTGCCTGACCATTAATCCCGCCGCCGAGATCGACAGTTTCACTTTCAAGCATTTTGCTTAATGTCTCAATGCGGAAATTTTTAAAGGCAATGTTGAGTGGCGAATTGAGCACACTGTCCTGTGATGATATACTCAGCTCTTGTCCTTTATTACTTAAAATAAAGTCATTGGCCTGAATACCCGTACTGCCAAATTTGAGCACGTTGTTTGGATTTATCGTCCACTTGTCGTAGTTCAGCATAAGACCATCCTGAAGTAGGCTAAAAACAAATGCTCCATTATCCACGCGCATATTGGCGCCCAAATGATACTGCTCTTTCTCTTTCTTGTCTTTAATCCAAAGGCCAAAGTCCAAATTGTTTTGGATGACTTTACCGCTGAAGACTGTATTCACCAATTCAATATTGCTCACCTTGATTTTATTGATCAAGGCCGAATAGTAGAGTGTGCTGTCCAGGGTATTGATATCTAAGGTAACGTTGTTGATCTCGGTACCATTATAAATAATCTTAGGTGCATCTAATTTGGCAAGAATGGTTTTTGATTGACTGTTGAACATACCATCCAACGTAATATCAGACATCTCGGTCAGTTCTGGCAAGAAATCCTTGATAAATTTAGTTCTGGTCAATTGAGCCGAAAACTCGATATTCTGAGGCTCGTACTTGGGAACTTTAACAGCTTTGCCTGGTTGGTAATATACCTGTAAGATGTCTTGAACGGCATTCTGCAATTCTAAAATTTTGTATTTTCCGACTAAGTGGGCATTTAGAAAGTCCGATTTTAAAAGCAGCAAGTTGCGGCTCGTATCCGCTTTTGCAATCAGTGAAATACTGTCTAGCGAGTAATAAGCATCATTGTAAACAATAGATGAATTGGTAATATGCGCTTCTCCATTTAAGAAATTAGGATCAGCTGAACTAAAGTTTCCGACAAGTTTACCATGATACTTGAATTCGTCGTCCATTAATTTTAAATTTTTAAGATTAATGGTATCCACCATAAGTTCGAAATCGACCTGTGGATACTTGGATTTCATATTGGCCGTCGCATCCAGTTTGAGCTGAATATTGGGGTCGGGGCTGACAATAGAAGCTTTAATATCTCCATTGTCTGCGGTAAGGTTCATGTCTATATTCTGATAACGATAACCCATCGCATCCATTCGATTTACTTTGCCATTAAAATTGGCGACAAGCTTCTTGGGATCGGTACCATGGCCTTTAATTTTTCCTTCGAAGGAAAGTATTCCCAATGTGCTGTCCATTTTCATAATCTTACCAATGTCAAAATCACGAATACTCACATAGGCATCGTAGGTTGTATCGCGGCCAATCATGCCTACTTTACCATTGAACTTGGCGGTTCCTTTTTCTGTTACTAAGGAAAGATTGGTATTAAAGGCATTCATTCCCCCTCTAAAAGTTCCGGTAAGGCCAATCGTATTGGGCAGCTCTATTCCGCTAGGCAGCATTTTTTTTGAAACCAGCTTTTCGATATCCGAACGACCTGTAGTCAGCTTTTTTAAATTAAGATCCATTGACATTTTATCGACATTGGGTAGCCCTTTTAAATGCAGACTTGCAATGACACGTGTATTGGACAGCGTTTGGAAATCAATTGCCGGAATATTTAAATCATTTACCTTGCCCACAACGCGGCCATCAATATTAAACTTTTTGTCCATTAATGGTTTCATCACCTGCATGGTATCCAAAAAAGGAGCAAAATAGTAGATGTCGCGCATATCTACGTGGCTCTTTTTGATCGTTGCATTGACATAGATCAGCTCTGGCTTTTTGGCAATAATATCCAAAGATGGATAGGTTACTTTTAAGTAATCACGCAGTAGGGTGCGTGGTGTCTCTGCGTACAGGTTTTTGATCTCCGCGCCGGTATTTGTATATTTAAAATCTCCCTTCAATTGCTTGATTACAAATCCGGAATGGTCAGAGGCGATAAGCTCTTTTAATGACCCACTGATGGAATCGGCGCTATAGTAAAGATCATTTAAACTGGTTTTCATTCCAGGGATCTTTATGTTGAAGTAATCAAAGCCTTTCATCCGGGCCTGATTGTCGTCTCTGTACGCTAAGCTTGTATTGTTGATTTGGATATCTTTGGCTGAGACAACCCAGTTTATTTTGGTGGTATCCGCGGTGTTTTTCGCTCCTGTGTTTACTTTTTTCTGGATCTTTCCAAAGAGCACATTATTGTCCGAACCGTCAAGATTGATTGTTTGAATATCGACAAGTTCTTTGTTAAGGTCGATCTTGTTAATGTCTGCATGAAGACTTTTAAGATAGAACTTGGTGTTCAACAGACTGGATTGATCCTCATAGCGCACTAAAATATTGGTCAGGTCAGCAATCTGTATACCGACATCGGGAAGTAATGTGGTTGCTTGGGCCGTTTTATCCGTAATGCCAAAGTCTTTGACGGTGGGTGCCGTGCCATCAACAACTGGTCGCCATTGTTTCACTGTAGCACTCAGACCATCTATCTTTACTTTGGGCAGATTGAAAGCCATGTTTTTTGTGAGGTCAAATTTCTTGATATTGGTATTGAGGCTGTTTAGATAGACGTCTGCGCTCGTCCCAATTACATCATCGGCATAAACAATATGAAATTTGTCAAATTTGACTTTATCAAGGTTAAATAGGAGGGCTGAACTGCTGTCTGCAGTAGGTTTGCTTTCTTTTTGAGAAGCGAAAGCTTTAACAATATAATCAAAGTTGAATGAACTGTCCGGCAATGTACGGCGGATTTTTGCGGTGATTCCTTCTGCTTCAATGCTCTGAATTTCAACGGTATTTTTCAGAAGTTTTAGCATATTAATATCGACAGCTATGCTTTTTCCTGCCACTAACGTATCCTTGCTTTGGTCAGCTAAATAGATGTCCTCTAAAACCAGTTTTTTAGGGAAATCAATATTAATGTAGCCAATTTTAACGGGGGTACCAATCTTACCTTCCACATAGTGTGTTACTTTTCCAGCAATATAATTCTGAACGGCGGGTATTCTGATTAAAAATACGATTAAAATAGCCAGCGCAATGATGACTCCAATAATCCACAATATTGTTTTGAAAGCAATTCGGGTAAATCTGTTCAACGTATAATTTGATTTAAGTATCTATTAATAAAAATTAAAACGGAAAAAAGTTTGCTAAGTTTTCAGCTATATAACGTATATCGCCACGATTTCAGCAAACTAAGATAAATTTGCGTGTAAATGCAAGTTTAATTTATGTGCTATACTTGCTAGCAAATATTAGACAGTTCTTCATTCCCCTTGTATAAAATCATTTTATCGTGGGAATATTCTAAAAACACATCAAATAATTGACCAAACCATTCTAGTCGTACAAAGTTTTTTGTTTTTTAATTTTATGTTAATAAAAACATTAAATACCTGTCAATTTGTCAAAGTAATAGGTATTTAATAGATGCATTATCCTGCTCGATATTCGTTTGGAGAAGAATGTAAGCAATTATTCCATCAGTTTTTTATACTTGCCCCAGTTTTCGAATACCACCCATAGCCAAATAATGAAAAGTACAGCCCAAATAATTAGTCCCATTTGGCTGTAAAAAATCATGTTGTGGGTAAAAATACCAATGAGTATGGGGAAGATGACCAGTGCACCCAGTGTTCTCGTTTTTGGGAAAATAAACAATAAACCGCCCAAGAGTTCGATGATTCCAACCAGTGGCATTAGCCATTTAATCGTGGCAAAAGCCTCAAATACCTTTTTCATGTCCATATCCATTGGTGGCGTAGGCATATAATGAAAAAGTTTATCCAGCCCCGCATTGATGAATAGCAAGGCGAATAGGATACATAGTATATTTTTAAAGATCTTCATAACGGTCAATTTTAAATTGATTATTTTACGGTTATCGTTGTAGGTGGATCTGTGCTGTTATCTTCTTTGTTTTCTTCGTCTTTGTTTGTATTTCGTTCTACGGTAATTGTACATTCTGTAAGCAATGCGGCTACAGCGCCAATTGCTGCAAAGACAGGTGCTAAGATCAAGCCTATTGCACCAATAGTGACAGGAAAGCTCATGATTTCTTTGCCATGTTTGTCCGAGATGCTGATTTTGCTCACATTGCCCTCAGCAATGATTTCTTTGATCTTTTGTAAAAGGTTTTCACCGTTAATCTGAAATGTCTCTTTGAATCCCATAATGATATAATTTAAGTTCGCTCTTATAAAGTTATTCATTTTTTTACAAGAATTTATACAAAGTTATCAGCATTGTTGATCTCCGGTTAATTATAAACTGTATGGTTATTTTGGAATAGAGGAAAGCGCTTTTGCCTTTTGTTTCAAAAGTTTTTATCGTATATCCTTGTGCTATATATTACCCGTGAATGATGGACCAAAATTTACTTGAGCCATCTGTTTGGCTCTTTCGTGAAAGCACGTGCTCCTCGTAGAGAACAACAGTCAATCAAATTCGCTCTTGATACGTTTTTTTATCGGATATACTTCGGATATTTAACGGTGCTTATTCGCTTGTAACCGAAGAAGCACCGAACAAGCTCCGAAGAAGTACCGAACAAGCACCGAACGATCTCCGAATTTGGTCGCTCGTTAAACATAAAAAAGTCCCGTGCATTGCACGGGACTTTTTTATGTTTATAGTGTAGCTGTTAACCTAATGCTGTTAAGCTTTCTTGAAGAATTTTAATCTTCGCTTCGGCATCAGCCTTTTTACTTTTTTCGTTTTCAACAATTTCAGGTTTAGCATTTTGCACAAACCGTTCATTGGAAAGCTTTTTGTCTACAGATACAAGGAAACCTTTTAGGTATTCCAATTCTTTCTCGATACGCTCACGCTCGGCATCTGCATCAATATTGTTCTCTAAGGTAACATAACATTCGTCTTTGCCGGCAAGGAAACTTGCTGCACCAGTTATTTTCTCGGAAACAAAAGTCACACCCTCCAAGTTTGCAATCTTGGTGATGATATCAATATATTGCTCCAGGTTGACGTCCGATTGTTGATTGATCGCTAACGGTAAAGCAACTTTAGGGGAGATACCTTTAGAATTGCGAATATTGCGAACTTCCGAAATAATCTGTTGAGCGATAGCGAAATCTTTTATAAGCTGCTCATCAAAATCATTCGCTGTAGGATAAGGGGCTACGATAATGCAATCTTTCTCGTCTTTCACACCGAACAGTTCGTCATGCCACAATTCTTCTGTTAGGAAAGGCATGAAAGGATGTACTAAAGTGAGTATACGTTGGAAAAAAGATTTTACTGTTGCTAAGGTTTCGCTAGAAATAGGGGAGCCATAAGCCGGTTTCACTAATTCAAGGTACCAGGCACAGAAGTCATCCCATACCAATTTGTAGGTTGTCATCAATGCATCTGATAAACGATAGTGTTTGAAGTTTTCTTCGATATCGACCAAGGCTTGATTTAACCTTGCTTCAAACCAAGATGCCGAAATCTTATCTGAATCCGAAGCTGGAGTAGCTGTAATTTCCCAGCCTTTAACCAAGCGGAATGCATTCCAGATCTTATTGGCAAAATTACGGCCCTGTACACAAAGTTCTACATCAAAAGGAAGGTCATTACCTGCTGGAGCAGTCAATAACATTCCCATCCGCGTAGCATCTGCACCATATTCATTCATTAAATCAATCGGATCAGGAGAGTTGCCCAGTGATTTAGACATTTTACGGCCCAGTTTGTCGCGTACAATACCCGTGAAATAAACATTTTCAAAAGGCAATTGTCCGCGGAATTCATATCCTGAAACGATCATACGTGCTACCCAAAAGAAAATGATGTCTGGGGCAGTGACTAAATCTTGCGTAGGGTAATAGTAGTTGATTTCTGCATTTTCCGGTTCGTTGATGCCATTGAAAACCGAAATTGGCCATAGCCAAGCTGAAAACCAGGTATCAAGCACATCCTCATCTTGACGTAGATCGGTCAATTGAAGCGTTGTATTACCTGATTTTTCCTGCGCTAAAACAAGGGCTTCTTCAACCGTTTGTGCAACCACAAAGTCTTCGTTTCCATCGCCATAGAAATAAGCCGGTATTTGGTGCCCCCACCACAATTGTCTTGAGATATTC
The DNA window shown above is from Sphingobacterium thalpophilum and carries:
- a CDS encoding BamA/TamA family outer membrane protein, which translates into the protein MRKGVIMQTKLKYIVGIVSCAAFIASCSSTKNLKEGESLYVKGNVIVDSDTISKENKEKIATHLEAALMPKPNKRLAGVPFKLYFNNMAGDSVGNNIIKKFFKKIGEKPVLLSDVNREYNENLLRNRLENFGFFNAEVKSDTLVENKKATVNYTAKPNFIYRIRSVQFDIDSTTQLGKDIRSSSDKSLLQVGKNYSLDVILNERDRIDNDLKNKGYYYFSPDYILVQVDSSHRNNKVDMYVTVKKETPAQARVPSKINKIYIYPNYTETSSGYQRSTRNAELYDSSYYFIDRQHLYRKPVIANHIFFHPGDVYNRNAHNQTISHLVNLNSWKFVKNNFVDSKEVPNALDVYYYLTPLPKKSLRVELLGKMASVYNGTEVNVNWTLRNAFKGAEQLSFNVFGGYETQTGGSADLNSSYYRYGMEATLTFPRILSPFGRISPTRRFIPKTYVKGRYEFLNRRKAYTLNSIALDYGYIWQESEEKQHDLALMEITYVQPKGISENYQKQMDTIPALRHAIDPQFTIGPNYNFTFQNTMKQHLKNTFYFKGNLDLSGNILGLIKGADFNKGKTFKLFDAYFSQYIKISGDGRHYLKLSENSQLASRVSLGLSYSYGNSRSLPYLKQYYVGGPNSIRAFGARAIGPGTVAPEKLSNGLFYADQTGDIKLELNTEYRAKLAGFVHWAAFIDAGNVWLQRDDVNKPGGKFSKNFLNELAVGGGAGLRFDFTFLIIRTDMSIPFRIPYLPKGERWVFKDIDFGSSKWRKDNLMFNLAIGYPF
- a CDS encoding translocation/assembly module TamB domain-containing protein; protein product: MNRFTRIAFKTILWIIGVIIALAILIVFLIRIPAVQNYIAGKVTHYVEGKIGTPVKIGYINIDFPKKLVLEDIYLADQSKDTLVAGKSIAVDINMLKLLKNTVEIQSIEAEGITAKIRRTLPDSSFNFDYIVKAFASQKESKPTADSSSALLFNLDKVKFDKFHIVYADDVIGTSADVYLNSLNTNIKKFDLTKNMAFNLPKVKIDGLSATVKQWRPVVDGTAPTVKDFGITDKTAQATTLLPDVGIQIADLTNILVRYEDQSSLLNTKFYLKSLHADINKIDLNKELVDIQTINLDGSDNNVLFGKIQKKVNTGAKNTADTTKINWVVSAKDIQINNTSLAYRDDNQARMKGFDYFNIKIPGMKTSLNDLYYSADSISGSLKELIASDHSGFVIKQLKGDFKYTNTGAEIKNLYAETPRTLLRDYLKVTYPSLDIIAKKPELIYVNATIKKSHVDMRDIYYFAPFLDTMQVMKPLMDKKFNIDGRVVGKVNDLNIPAIDFQTLSNTRVIASLHLKGLPNVDKMSMDLNLKKLTTGRSDIEKLVSKKMLPSGIELPNTIGLTGTFRGGMNAFNTNLSLVTEKGTAKFNGKVGMIGRDTTYDAYVSIRDFDIGKIMKMDSTLGILSFEGKIKGHGTDPKKLVANFNGKVNRMDAMGYRYQNIDMNLTADNGDIKASIVSPDPNIQLKLDATANMKSKYPQVDFELMVDTINLKNLKLMDDEFKYHGKLVGNFSSADPNFLNGEAHITNSSIVYNDAYYSLDSISLIAKADTSRNLLLLKSDFLNAHLVGKYKILELQNAVQDILQVYYQPGKAVKVPKYEPQNIEFSAQLTRTKFIKDFLPELTEMSDITLDGMFNSQSKTILAKLDAPKIIYNGTEINNVTLDINTLDSTLYYSALINKIKVSNIELVNTVFSGKVIQNNLDFGLWIKDKKEKEQYHLGANMRVDNGAFVFSLLQDGLMLNYDKWTINPNNVLKFGSTGIQANDFILSNKGQELSISSQDSVLNSPLNIAFKNFRIETLSKMLESETVDLGGGINGQATISRLESSPVFVSDLVIDKFYIGKDTVGNVNIKVNNEKENTYNANISISENGNNVVLSGDFINPPQGEASLDFTLDIAPLSMQTVQAFSLGYLKDSKGNLEGQLKITGSPSKPLINGDVKFKDAQFNIAMLNALFKAKDETIHLDERGITFPKFALEDKKGNIAKVTGSIETKTYTDFDFNLNVNTDNFEVLNSTQSDNDMFYGKMYLTSNLRIRGNLDKPIVDGTIKVLDDTDFTFVMPNEDPGMADRKGVVEFVDKSDTTRANVFAKLDSMTVTRLTGIDVDLNLQTDKDAKFKILLDAGSQDALNIQGEAELNAGIDASSKITLSGTFTVDKGSYSFSFGPVKKDFTFRKGSTITWNGDPLDAQLNITAAYTTKAPTLELVATQLGSENANLYKQRIPFNVLLKITDKLFQPQLNFDIDLDENNSVVSQDVISKVNNALTTLRENPSELNKQVFSLIVLGRFMSTNPFESLSGGGGTEAIVRNSISSFLSGQLNRLASELITGVELDFNLTSEEDYATGAGQTRTDLNIGVSKMLLNDRLKITIGSNFEVEGNTRPGETANNIAGDIQLDYQLSQDGRYFARVYRKNQYQVTLQGQYVETGIGFIINMDYNRFKEIWMSSKKLKEYYDTNSKGFRKRFDVERMETDSVYRDSVRTVIRDSLMTHSPEYRKRMEEREKEKRKQQLDSTKRTPKSDSPKSNIDTIRTTAIKNEDEERSYHAN
- a CDS encoding DoxX family protein, whose amino-acid sequence is MKIFKNILCILFALLFINAGLDKLFHYMPTPPMDMDMKKVFEAFATIKWLMPLVGIIELLGGLLFIFPKTRTLGALVIFPILIGIFTHNMIFYSQMGLIIWAVLFIIWLWVVFENWGKYKKLME
- a CDS encoding DUF4342 domain-containing protein; its protein translation is MNNFIRANLNYIIMGFKETFQINGENLLQKIKEIIAEGNVSKISISDKHGKEIMSFPVTIGAIGLILAPVFAAIGAVAALLTECTITVERNTNKDEENKEDNSTDPPTTITVK
- a CDS encoding valine--tRNA ligase, with the protein product MSIAKTYNPKEAEEKWYSYWKANGFFRSTPDEREPYTIVMPPPNVTGVLHMGHMLNNTIQDVLIRRARMQGKNACWVPGTDHASIATEAKVVAMLKEQGIDKRSLSREDFLKHAWEWKEKYGGIILKQLEKLGASCDWDRTRFTMDPELYQSVIRVFVDLYHKGLIYRGYRMVNWDPEAKTNISDEEVIYKEKNGKLYHLKYQVEGTDQYIVVATTRPETIFGDTAVCINPNDERYTWLKGKQVIVPIVGRKVNIIEDEYVDLEFGTGCLKVTPAHDVNDYALGKKHNLEFVDIFTDEAKLNDNGLHYAGMDRFKVRKEIEKELEEKGLLEQVENYTNNVGTSERTGAVIEPKISNQWFLKMEDLAKPALDNVMDDTIKFHPTKFKNIYRNWMENVTDWNISRQLWWGHQIPAYFYGDGNEDFVVAQTVEEALVLAQEKSGNTTLQLTDLRQDEDVLDTWFSAWLWPISVFNGINEPENAEINYYYPTQDLVTAPDIIFFWVARMIVSGYEFRGQLPFENVYFTGIVRDKLGRKMSKSLGNSPDPIDLMNEYGADATRMGMLLTAPAGNDLPFDVELCVQGRNFANKIWNAFRLVKGWEITATPASDSDKISASWFEARLNQALVDIEENFKHYRLSDALMTTYKLVWDDFCAWYLELVKPAYGSPISSETLATVKSFFQRILTLVHPFMPFLTEELWHDELFGVKDEKDCIIVAPYPTANDFDEQLIKDFAIAQQIISEVRNIRNSKGISPKVALPLAINQQSDVNLEQYIDIITKIANLEGVTFVSEKITGAASFLAGKDECYVTLENNIDADAERERIEKELEYLKGFLVSVDKKLSNERFVQNAKPEIVENEKSKKADAEAKIKILQESLTALG